A stretch of the Ostrea edulis chromosome 9, xbOstEdul1.1, whole genome shotgun sequence genome encodes the following:
- the LOC130050321 gene encoding uncharacterized protein LOC130050321 — protein MMPLLTFLLMVHVSQAETQTESCKDTVHGIMSGLGEYQIGALKEEFQRFTNNMERSMNVFKKQMRADFERKGRINRSVVYTRWGKKSCPPNAELVLSGYTGGSHYTHSGAAVEPLCLPRDPEWGRYKDGADDVRAFVYGAEYETSKSLSNLRRLHQHDVPCAVCLVHNRSVLRVFPARKTCYKDWKLEYDGYLMAGYHGFPAATTYTCVDRKPDTITGGHSNHDGYLFYSVEARCGSLKCPPYVNGRELVCVVCSKA, from the exons ATGATGCCTTTACTAACCTTCCTACTGATGGTCCATGTTTCACAAGCTGAAACACAAACCGAAAGCTGCAAAGATACCGTACATGGGATTATGTCTGGACTTGGAGAATATCAGATTGGAGCTCTAAAAGAAGAGTTCCAAAGGTTTACAAATAACATGGAGCGATCTATGAATGTATTTAAGAAACAAATGAGAGCTGATTTTGAGAGAAAAG GTAGAATAAACAGGAGTGTCGTCTATACAAGATGGGGAAAGAAGTCGTGTCCTCCGAATGCTGAACTGGTTCTCTCTG GATACACTGGTGGATCACATTATACCCACTCGGGAGCGGCTGTTGAGCCCCTTTGTTTACCAAGAGATCCCGAATGGGGCCGGTACAAAGATGGGGCTGACGACGTTAGAGCTTTTGTATATGGAGCAGAATACGAAACCAGCAAATCTCTGAGTAACTTACGCCGTCTTCATCAACATGACGTACCGTGTGCTGTCTGCCTGGTACATAATAGATCTGTTCTTAGAGTCTTCCCAG CAAGGAAGACTTGTTACAAAGATTGGAAATTGGAATACGATGGATATCTAATGGCGGGATATCATGGTTTTCCTGCTGCCACAACGTATACGTGTGTGGATAGGAAACCTGATACTATAACTGGGGGTCATTCTAATCACGACGGTTATCTTTTCTATTCCGTGGAGGCAAGATGTGGTTCACTGAAATGTCCACCATATGTAAACGGGCGGGAACTTGTATGTGTCGTCTGTTCCAAGGCATAG